The Arcobacter sp. LA11 genome includes a region encoding these proteins:
- a CDS encoding tetratricopeptide repeat protein, with the protein KQENIKVIKTNYNIETCKKETYTQKDLKEYQNLIESGEIQGYNCLGIYYIKTTKDYEKAEEYFKKGIKAGSVESYYQLGSLYSTFMEKDSKYIIREYEKAASKGHTLAMHNLAVQYYNQAKFDEAIKWYRKSADSGDNYSLEGLGHTYRMKGDLEKARETYLKLAVERKDPQGYKNLGIFYSQKNRYKDLKKSKNYFLKCIEYGDNDCYTALAAAIYEKEKDYTNAIIWYKKGFKVGTKSSINRLGFLYTDILKDYEKAIYWLKKGYEELDYLDAAFLLAYLYEENLKDYQKAVYWYKIGHNKGDHSSTQNLGYLYEKHLKDYKNAEIWYRKSLKTKNYKKAERGLRRLKKLGVLSE; encoded by the coding sequence CAAAACAAGAGAATATAAAAGTAATAAAAACAAACTATAATATAGAAACTTGTAAGAAAGAGACTTACACACAAAAAGATTTAAAAGAGTATCAAAACCTTATAGAAAGTGGAGAAATTCAAGGATATAACTGTCTAGGTATTTATTATATAAAAACTACTAAAGATTATGAAAAAGCAGAAGAGTACTTTAAAAAAGGTATAAAAGCAGGAAGTGTAGAATCATACTATCAATTAGGAAGTTTATATTCTACTTTTATGGAAAAAGATTCTAAATATATAATTAGAGAGTATGAAAAAGCAGCTTCAAAAGGTCATACATTAGCTATGCATAACTTAGCAGTACAATACTACAATCAAGCAAAATTTGATGAAGCTATAAAATGGTATAGAAAATCCGCAGACAGTGGAGATAACTACTCACTAGAAGGTTTAGGTCATACTTATAGAATGAAAGGTGACTTAGAAAAAGCAAGAGAGACTTATCTAAAACTTGCGGTTGAAAGAAAAGATCCTCAAGGGTATAAAAATCTTGGTATCTTTTATAGTCAAAAAAATAGATATAAAGATTTAAAAAAATCAAAAAATTACTTTTTAAAATGTATAGAATATGGAGACAATGATTGTTATACAGCACTAGCCGCTGCAATATATGAAAAAGAGAAAGATTATACTAATGCAATAATATGGTATAAAAAAGGTTTTAAAGTGGGAACGAAAAGTTCTATAAATAGGTTAGGTTTTTTATATACTGATATATTAAAAGATTATGAGAAAGCTATATATTGGTTAAAAAAAGGTTATGAAGAACTTGATTATTTAGATGCTGCTTTTCTTTTAGCTTACTTATATGAAGAAAATTTAAAAGATTATCAGAAAGCAGTATATTGGTATAAGATTGGTCATAATAAAGGAGACCATAGTTCTACACAAAATTTAGGGTATCTATATGAAAAGCATTTAAAAGATTATAAAAATGCTGAAATTTGGTATAGAAAGTCTTTAAAAACTAAAAATTATAAAAAAGCAGAAAGAGGACTAAGAAGACTTAAAAAACTAGGAGTCTTAAGTGAGTAA